A region of Fusarium keratoplasticum isolate Fu6.1 chromosome 6, whole genome shotgun sequence DNA encodes the following proteins:
- a CDS encoding RRM domain-containing protein: MAHRRDPAFEKAISPPSDNGPVESFQVSPTSSQDTRVAMYSTDEGASNAAKGKGRAVDAPNGFSGASSDAATVRTRIYPHVEEDPFAGPSTASGQSINPGLSPMASAFQPTPTFQPNDGVLDFLSTDLGISRLIEVSGDGVTVTVAEVGNFVTGKAKDDGVQIHGGRTLSTTDCKVYISFEDLRDAGWASTVLRQKHGWINGFLHGNMTENGYEYAGDQRLTHLGQVAIFASPPFGAVADPIQVVEVAKAILNSHGQLFGLVKQLGWGDGSFRAIGQFCKVADAINAVRVFNGVTPHGLHLEVTAPIGPSNAKATGGNDPAMHGLALVHVANRQQGAGGGNRPVHAPYLIPSAPASMQYGMQGMHLVGPAYQAPPSPAMTSRHGANIHSPSRYRNGNHYNYHHAYHNGMLTRWNPRRQPRSHRAGRNVNSTNHVDLQEVISGRDCRTTIMLRNIPNKVDQPMLKRFVDESSFGKYDFMYLRIDFANDCNVGYAFINFAKAEYIIPFVEHRANKRWNLFRSDKVAEVSYATIQGKDCLVQKFRNSSVMLEAEHYRPKLFYTDHCEDQQLIGREEPFPGPDNHSKMKRSCENAEHVGLFTPNAGQHYRDEQRRRRSQYDRGTRLAVLEEMHETTIGPYYARDLNMRR; this comes from the exons ATGGCTCATCGCCGTGATCCCGCCTTCGAGAAGGCCATCTCGCCTCCTTCGGACAATGGTCCAGTTGAATCGTTCCAGGTCTCGCCGACCTCGTCTCAGGACACTCGCGTCGCCATGTACTCCACCGACGAGGGAGCTTCCAACgctgccaagggcaagggccgTGCCGTCGACGCCCCCAACGGCTTCTCTGGCGCTTCTTCCGATGCCGCTACTGTTCGAACCCGTATCTACCCTCACGTCGAAGAGGATCCCTTCGCGGGACCGTCGACCGCCTCCGGCCAGTCTATCAACCCCGGGCTTTCGCCCATGGCCTCGGCTTTTCAGCCCACTCCCACCTTTCAGCCGAACGATGGAGTCCTCGATTTTCTCAGCACTGACCTGGGAATATCTCGCCTGATCGAGGTttctggtgatggtgtcacCGTCACCGTCGCTGAAGTCGGAAACTTCGTCACC GGAAAGGCGAAGGATGATGGAGTCCAGATTCATGGAGGTCGTACTCTGTCTACTACTGATTGCAAGGTGTATATCAGTTTTGAGGACCTCCGCGACGCTGGCTGGGCCTCTACCGTGCTGCGACAGAAGCACGGATGGATCAACGGTTTTCTTCACGGAAACATGACCGAG AACGGCTACGAATATGCCGGCGATCAGCGACTGACTCACCTGGGTCAAGTTGCCATTTTTGCCTCCCCACCATTCGGTGCTGTCGCCGACCCTatccaggttgtcgaggtagccaaggccatcttgaacTCACATGGCCAGCTGTTTGGACTCGTCAAGCAGCTCGGGTGGGGTGATGGATCTTTCCGAGCCATCGGCCAGTTTTGCAAGGTCGCGGACGCCATCAACGCCGTTCGAGTTTTCAACGGTGTCACTCCTCAC GGGCTCCACCTGGAGGTTACCGCTCCTATCGGGCCCAGCAATGCCAAGGCCACGGGTGGAAACGATCCCGCCATGCATGGACTCGCTCTTGTCCATGTCGCCAACCGCCAGCAGGGAGCTGGAGGTGGAAACCGCCCTGTTCATGCCCCATACCTCATCCCATCCGCTCCGGCCAGCATGCAGTATGGGATGCAGGGCATGCACCTTGTCGGTCCTGCTTACCAGGCTCCTCCCTCCCCTGCCATGACCTCTCGTCATGGTGCCAACATCCACTCGCCTTCCCGTTACCGCAACGGTAACCATTACAACTATCATCATGCGTACCACAATGGTATGCTCACGCGATGGAATCCTCGCCGACAGCCTCGTTCTCACCGCGCTGGTCGGAATGTTAACAGCACCAATCATGTTGACCTGCAGGAAGTCATTTCGGGCCGCGACTGTCGCACGACT ATTATGCTGCGCAACATTCCCAACAAGGTTGATCAGCCCATGCTCAAGCGTTTTGTTGATGAGTCAAGCTTTGGCAAGTACGACTTCATGTACTTGCGCATTGACTTCGCAAACGATTGCAA TGTTGGGTATGCTTTTATCAACTTCGCAAAG GCGGAGTACATTATCCCC TTTGTTGAGCATCGTGCCAACAAGCGCTG GAACTTGTTTCGTTCCGACAAGGTGGCTGAGGTCTCTTATGCCA CGATTCAGGGGAAAGACTGCCTCGTGCAGAAATTCCGCAACAGCTCAGTAATGCTGGAGGCCGAGCATTATCGGCCCAAG TTGTTCTACACGGATCATTGCGAGGACCAGCAGTTGATTGGCCGTGAGGAGCCGTTCCCCGGTCCCGACAACCACTCGAAGATGAAGCGATCTTGCGAGAATGCTGAGCATGTTG GGCTCTTTACCCCCAACGCTGGCCAGCACTACCGCGATGAGcagcgccgccgccgctctcAGTATGATCGCGGGACTCGTCTCGCCgtcttggaggagatgcATGAGACTACCATCGGGCCTTACTATGCCCGTGACCTCAACATGCGTCGTTGA
- a CDS encoding SUN domain-containing protein, whose amino-acid sequence MTPSLGSTVLRLLAISSAWTPPTQAQAQSQESSRADSSTSTTVSSCDARTINYITHTLPQSCLTSSWSSATPSAANATADAPSNVTSSDAPQSSSADAESQSSTPAATAEGEQDAAGEEPTKPFMSFEDWKEMMLRKTGQDPQDLRSRNNQPRRADDRIPPDMGHAGLGEEDEISLNFDNYLDNAGEQKDRPSGGDVEIPGRDGAGQAVVYEEGSIHKTKDAGKTCKERFSYSSFDAGATVLKSSPGAKNAKAILVENKDSYMLLECSAPRKFVIVELSDDVLIDTVVIANFEFFSSMVRLFRVSVSDRYPVKPDKWKEVGSFEARNSRDIQPFLVENPQIWAKYVRIEFLTQYGNEYYCPVSLIRIHGSRMLDSWKDRDDDSHEDHEEPQQLPSPEDESAKPLEIEKPQEPIVPTSTEKMPYCEVDDPTMLFLAPLVCPASFNATTGRVPSQPDTSSIEGISASSQNVSTEDRERSGASTPHVRRAEYPATEDATSSSSSSTASPSATPAISPTSPSSISSSSASTGSNSTAPATSAKTASTSSTSTSSSASTSIAKPSPANTANPKNRTTATTSNSPASPTVQEGFFKAISKRLHQVESNLTLSLKYVEDQARHMSDTLHRTEQKQISKATLFLDNLNQTVLAELRSVREQYDQIWQSTVIALESQREQSNREIVALSTRLNLLADEVVFQKRMAIVQAVLLLSCLLLVIFSRGVSLPYLAPFMDQANLASYDASASSPGRVRALYGNSYDTDGEDPSLLTPRSRRDYIPLSSSAGDVSSADLRRRTSFVDDSRLGCEQLSPPPTPGPVDGYTSSTDASLSSHEAQPALLRRSPAMHPNNSRKPLPALPENPSSP is encoded by the coding sequence ATGACTCCGTCCTTGGGCTCGACTGTCCTCCGCCTCCTAGCCATCTCGTCAGCCTGGACGCCTCCgacccaagcccaagcccagaGCCAAGAGTCCAGTCGCGCCGACTCGTCGACGTCCACGACCGTCTCGTCCTGCGATGCCCGAACCATCAACTACATCACCCATACCCTCCCACAATCCTGTCTGACGAGCTCTTGGTCGAGCGCAACACCCTCAGCAGCCAATGCGACCGCCGATGCCCCGTCCAACGTGACCAGCAGCGATGCGCCGCAATCCTCCAGCGCAGACGCCGAGTCCCAATCTTCCACCCCCGCCGCCACCGCCGAGGGCGAACAAGATGCCGCAGGCGAGGAGCCAACAAAACCCTTCATGTCCTTTGAGGACTGGAAGGAAATGATGCTTCGGAAGACCGGTCAGGACCCCCAGGACCTGCGATCCCGAAACAACCAGCCTCGTCGCGCAGACGACAGGATACCCCCAGACATGGGCCACGCcggcctcggcgaggaggacgagatATCTCTCAACTTTGACAACTACCTCGATAACGCCGGGGAGCAAAAAGATCGCCCCTCTGGCGGCGACGTCGAGATTCCCGGGAGGGACGGCGCAGGCCAGGCCGTCGTGTACGAGGAAGGCTCCATCCACAAGACCAAAGACGCCGGCAAAACGTGCAAGGAGCGCTTCTCCTACTCGTCGTTTGATGCCGGCGCCACCGTCCTCAAGTCGAGCCCCGGCGCAAAGAAcgccaaggccatcctcgtcgagaacAAGGACTCGTACATGCTCCTCGAGTGCTCGGCCCCGCGCAAgttcgtcatcgtcgagcTCAGCGACGACGTCCTCATCGACACCGTCGTCATTGCAAACTTTGAGTTCTTCTCCAGCATGGTCCGCCTATTCCGTGTCAGTGTTAGTGACCGCTATCCCGTTAAGCCCGACAAGTGGAAGGAGGTCGGTTCCTTTGAGGCAAGGAACTCGCGAGATATCCAACCCTTCCTGGTGGAAAACCCGCAGATCTGGGCCAAGTATGTCCGCATCGAGTTCCTGACTCAGTATGGCAACGAGTATTATTGCCCGGTGTCATTGATCCGTATCCACGGTTCTCGAATGCTCGACTCGTGGAAGGACCGTGATGATGATTCCCATGAGGACCATGAAGAGCCTCAACAGCTACCCAGTCCAGAGGATGAATCTGCAAAGCCCCTGGAAATCGAGAAGCCTCAGGAACCCATCGTGCCAACATCGACAGAAAAAATGCCGTATTGTGAAGTCGATGATCCCACAATGCTGTTCTTGGCCCCATTGGTCTGCCCTGCCTCGTTCAACGCGACGACAGGCAGAGTCCCCAGCCAGCCTGATACCAGTTCTATCGAGGGAATTAGCGCAAGCTCTCAGAACGTATCAACGGAGGATAGGGAAAGGAGTGGTGCCTCGACACCTCACGTCCGTAGGGCCGAATACCCAGCGACGGAAGATGccacatcctcgtcatcttcatccacCGCCTCTCCAAGCGCAACACCAGCCATCTCACCAACTAgcccttcttccatctcctctTCGAGTGCTAGCACCGGCTCAAACTCGACGGCTCCAGCAACAAGCGCCAagacagcttcaacctcgTCCACCTCGACCTCTAGTTCGGCCTCCACATCCATCGCAAAACCCTCACCAGCAAACACGGCCAACCCCAAAAACCGCACAACCGCCACGACATCAAATTCTCCCGCATCTCCCACTGTTCAGGAAGGCTTCTTCAAAGCCATCTCCAAGCGTCTCCACCAAGTCGAATCCAACCTCACACTCTCCCTCAAGTACGTCGAGGATCAGGCCCGCCACATGTCCGACACCCTCCATCGCACGGAGCAAAAGCAAATCTCCAAAGCGACCCTGtttctcgacaacctcaaccagaccgtcctcgccgagctGCGGTCCGTCCGCGAGCAGTACGACCAAATATGGCAGTCTACCGTCATCGCACTGGAAAGCCAGCGCGAGCAGTCCAACCGTGAGATCGTTGCTCTCAGCACCCGTCTGaacctcctcgccgacgagGTCGTCTTCCAGAAACGCATGGCCATAGTGCAAGCCGTGCTTCTTCTGTCCTGCCTGTTActcgtcatcttctctcGGGGTGTGTCCCTCCCTTACCTTGCGCCCTTCATGGACCAGGCCAACTTGGCCTCGTATGACGCCTCAGCTTCGTCGCCAGGTCGTGTTCGCGCTCTGTATGGGAATTCATACGATACCGATGGAGAGGACCCGTCTCTGTTGACGCCTCGGTCGAGAAGAGACTACATTCCCCTGTCGTCATCAGCTGGAGACGTGTCTTCTGCTGATCTTCGTCGTCGCACCTCGTTCGTCGATGACTCTCGTCTTGGATGCGAGCAGCTCTCGCCGCCTCCAACACCTGGGCCTGTTGATGGTTATACATCTTCCACGGATGCTTCTCTCTCGTCTCATGAAGCCCAGCCTGCTCTCCTCCGTCGCTCCCCTGCCATGCATCCAAACAACTCACGTAAACCCTTACCTGCTTTACCTGAGAATCCCTCATCCCCATAA